In Candidatus Desulforudis audaxviator MP104C, a genomic segment contains:
- a CDS encoding Shedu immune nuclease family protein — MIVSGPPPISWGDYSGAIIRQWHDILSSEDASDERILQGFLEENPCLLPGPFGWPESGHYPFPAALISQPPLSGLGTKIPDFMWLATNSGYLHPVLIEIETPTKRWFTARGGQHSDLTRALDQLAEWKTWFNNGANQRLFLEYYQVPSTLHRSRTFHPFYVLIHGSRAEFEDRPELASKRAQFARDDEYHMTFDRLTPNPKAQDLICVKKTNHHYYSALAVPPTFILGPALAEYHLNIRDLDGAIKKGRWITEERKDFLISRLPYWAEYARGGSKGIIHTGDWE; from the coding sequence ATGATTGTCTCTGGTCCACCTCCTATATCTTGGGGCGATTATAGCGGGGCCATTATCCGTCAATGGCATGACATCCTAAGCTCTGAAGACGCCAGTGATGAAAGAATTCTACAAGGGTTCCTCGAGGAGAACCCCTGTCTCCTGCCAGGACCCTTTGGTTGGCCTGAATCTGGACATTACCCCTTCCCCGCAGCCCTTATTTCGCAACCACCTTTGTCAGGACTAGGGACGAAAATCCCCGATTTTATGTGGTTGGCAACAAACAGTGGATACCTCCATCCGGTTTTGATCGAAATCGAGACTCCTACTAAGCGCTGGTTCACAGCCAGGGGTGGCCAACACAGCGATCTTACACGTGCCTTGGATCAATTGGCAGAATGGAAAACCTGGTTCAACAACGGTGCTAACCAAAGGCTATTCCTCGAATACTACCAAGTTCCATCAACACTACATCGTTCAAGAACATTCCACCCCTTTTATGTATTAATCCACGGCAGTCGTGCCGAGTTTGAAGACAGACCCGAATTAGCAAGTAAACGTGCCCAATTTGCTCGTGATGATGAGTACCACATGACTTTCGACCGGTTAACACCAAACCCTAAAGCTCAGGATCTGATATGCGTAAAGAAAACTAACCATCACTACTATTCTGCGCTGGCTGTACCACCCACCTTCATACTGGGCCCGGCACTAGCGGAATACCATTTGAATATTAGAGACTTAGATGGCGCCATTAAGAAAGGTCGTTGGATTACCGAAGAAAGAAAAGACTTTCTAATAAGCCGTCTGCCTTATTGGGCTGAATATGCTAGAGGTGGATCAAAAGGAATAATACATACGGGTGATTGGGAATAG
- a CDS encoding DNA methyltransferase — protein sequence MTDGWKNKFYFGDNLGIMRDYIPDGSVDLIYLDPPFNSNATYNVLFQEKNGTQSAAQITAFEDTWHWGLESEEAYREVVTGGPKRLADLIQALRSFLGQNDMMAYVVMLAIRLLDMHRVLKSTGSIYLHCDPTASHYLKLIMDSIFGARHFRNEIIWRRTNAHNMKSRQFPRIHDVLLFYSKTDQFLFKPEFTAYSEEQLRRYKKDASGRLFTGQDLTIVSTSASRKFEWRGTKPPPHRGWGLPIEQLEELWRDGRILAKKDGSPRLDGLKVYLDEMPGKIADSIWADIPRVGNTSKERLGYPTQKPEALLKRIINASSNEGDLVLDPFCGCGTTVTVAELLNRRWIGIDITHLAIAHMKHRLESAFGPELSPYEVLGDPKDLRSAEALAEHNRYQFEWWALSKVTARPAQDKKKGADTGVDGSIDFFDDASGKAKRIVIQVKSGNVSVSQIRDLKGVMGREKAVIGAFITLKEPTDPMKTEAASAGFYERETPVGTQRYPRLQIITTRELLDGRELQHPKMAVSTFKNAERKRKGKGPEQEELW from the coding sequence ATGACCGACGGCTGGAAGAACAAGTTTTACTTTGGGGATAACCTGGGCATCATGCGAGATTACATTCCCGATGGAAGCGTGGACCTGATTTACCTCGACCCGCCGTTTAACTCAAACGCCACTTATAACGTCCTCTTTCAGGAGAAGAACGGCACCCAGTCCGCCGCGCAGATTACGGCCTTTGAAGACACTTGGCACTGGGGTTTGGAGTCCGAGGAGGCCTACCGCGAAGTGGTTACCGGCGGCCCCAAGAGGCTGGCGGACTTGATCCAGGCTCTGCGTTCCTTCCTCGGTCAGAATGACATGATGGCTTATGTGGTTATGCTTGCCATTCGGTTGCTCGATATGCATCGGGTACTAAAATCTACAGGAAGTATCTACCTTCATTGTGACCCCACAGCTAGTCACTACCTTAAGCTTATTATGGATTCTATCTTTGGCGCACGGCATTTTCGAAATGAAATCATTTGGCGGAGAACTAACGCCCACAATATGAAATCGCGACAGTTCCCCCGAATCCATGACGTACTACTGTTCTATTCGAAAACGGACCAATTCTTGTTTAAGCCGGAATTCACGGCCTATTCAGAAGAGCAGCTACGTAGATACAAAAAAGACGCTTCCGGCCGACTGTTCACCGGACAGGATCTGACCATCGTGTCTACGTCTGCCAGCCGGAAGTTTGAATGGCGCGGAACCAAGCCGCCTCCGCATAGGGGCTGGGGTCTTCCAATAGAGCAGTTGGAAGAATTATGGCGTGATGGGCGCATACTTGCCAAGAAAGACGGCAGCCCTCGGTTAGACGGCCTAAAAGTCTATCTTGATGAAATGCCCGGCAAAATCGCCGACTCAATATGGGCGGACATTCCAAGAGTAGGAAATACCAGTAAAGAACGCCTTGGTTATCCAACACAAAAACCCGAGGCGCTTTTGAAACGCATAATTAACGCAAGTAGCAATGAAGGTGATCTTGTCCTGGATCCCTTCTGCGGCTGCGGGACCACTGTAACCGTGGCTGAGCTCCTGAACCGCCGGTGGATCGGAATAGACATCACCCATCTCGCTATTGCCCACATGAAACACCGCCTGGAAAGTGCTTTCGGTCCGGAGTTATCACCTTACGAGGTCCTGGGTGATCCTAAGGACCTGCGTAGCGCCGAGGCCCTTGCCGAGCACAATCGGTATCAGTTCGAGTGGTGGGCCTTGAGCAAAGTAACGGCCAGGCCTGCCCAAGATAAGAAAAAGGGTGCGGACACCGGCGTTGACGGTTCCATAGACTTCTTTGACGATGCCAGCGGCAAGGCTAAAAGGATCGTGATCCAGGTAAAGAGCGGCAACGTTTCGGTTAGCCAGATCCGGGACCTCAAAGGTGTGATGGGACGCGAAAAAGCAGTCATCGGGGCGTTCATAACACTTAAGGAGCCCACCGATCCAATGAAGACAGAAGCGGCATCGGCCGGATTTTATGAGCGCGAAACGCCAGTGGGAACCCAAAGGTATCCGCGACTGCAGATCATTACGACTAGAGAGCTCCTGGATGGTCGAGAACTCCAGCATCCGAAAATGGCCGTAAGCACCTTCAAGAACGCTGAGCGCAAGAGGAAGGGGAAAGGGCCCGAGCAAGAGGAGTTGTGGTAG
- a CDS encoding type I restriction endonuclease: MGFKEDIQRLSAQIRERKDHVANEEMVRQVLVMPFLKVLGFDVFNPLEVRPEYTADFGKKKGEKVDYAVFKEGTPVVFIEVKSLSEDLVNHDAQLARYFNTTPQVRFAILTNGVEYKFFTDLNSPNIMDSAPFLTVDVTNLTDADIEVLGSFRKDLFETDTLVKYAEELIYTSNINAKLKELFKNPPDEFIRYLIKDFSDMRITSNVIDRFRPIVKKSISLALLEIVSQGLFQEETAADLSGSDHIGTVPDPTLDSNKQAEAGRTIVTTGEELESLDIVKRILEKYGRDISELNAKDTTIYYGIFLKSVTRWLIRLNLDSTNRHLTTRLPIEQAQKLAKNFRVEAASKGIGESRIYIGSHKDLAKLEELVLACYDNIVSTKS; encoded by the coding sequence ATGGGATTCAAAGAAGATATCCAGAGGCTGTCGGCTCAGATTAGGGAGCGTAAGGATCATGTGGCAAACGAGGAAATGGTGAGACAGGTATTGGTGATGCCCTTTCTTAAGGTATTAGGATTTGACGTCTTTAACCCGCTCGAAGTCCGGCCAGAGTACACTGCAGACTTCGGCAAAAAGAAGGGCGAAAAGGTTGACTATGCCGTATTCAAAGAAGGTACGCCGGTAGTCTTCATTGAAGTGAAGTCCTTATCTGAGGATCTAGTCAATCATGATGCCCAACTGGCACGATATTTTAACACGACACCCCAGGTTCGTTTTGCTATCCTGACTAACGGAGTGGAGTACAAGTTTTTCACCGATCTAAATTCGCCGAACATCATGGATTCGGCGCCCTTCCTTACAGTAGATGTCACTAACCTAACTGACGCCGACATTGAAGTGCTCGGGAGTTTTAGAAAAGACCTCTTTGAAACCGACACCCTCGTGAAGTACGCCGAAGAACTCATTTACACATCTAATATCAATGCCAAGCTCAAGGAACTTTTCAAGAATCCTCCGGACGAGTTTATTCGCTACCTGATTAAAGATTTTAGCGATATGCGAATTACAAGTAATGTTATCGACCGTTTCCGGCCTATTGTAAAGAAATCTATTTCGCTCGCCTTACTCGAAATTGTGAGTCAAGGCCTATTTCAGGAAGAAACTGCTGCTGACCTAAGTGGATCGGATCACATTGGTACCGTTCCAGATCCGACCCTTGACAGTAATAAACAGGCAGAAGCTGGTCGTACCATAGTGACCACTGGTGAAGAGCTTGAAAGCCTTGACATTGTTAAGAGAATTCTTGAGAAATACGGCAGGGATATTTCAGAGTTGAACGCTAAGGACACCACCATCTACTACGGTATTTTTCTAAAGAGTGTTACCCGCTGGCTCATAAGGTTGAATTTGGACAGTACAAATAGGCACTTGACTACCCGGCTGCCGATCGAACAGGCACAGAAGTTGGCGAAGAATTTCAGAGTGGAAGCTGCATCGAAGGGCATTGGCGAAAGCAGAATCTATATCGGGTCCCACAAGGACCTGGCTAAGCTTGAAGAACTGGTGTTGGCCTGTTATGACAACATTGTGAGCACTAAGAGTTGA
- a CDS encoding LexA family protein, translating to MMMLNDIHLEAVSMDIGPRIARFRERAGMSQKKLAELAALDRSHISKIESGDTSPSLEALMRICESMGVTLAEFFGSDVQPVPVVAGVVKARIPIRTEDYYEGFLELDKKCRADFAVQVSGDSMVWAGINEGDFALCRRSEVAHNGQMVVAAIENNDWGGTIKYYVNNGKHYLLRSANPEYKDRIMPSNARIVGTVVAILKQPPPSLAETETWITIATGLSEDWGSLATTAHSLGWSPQEIETLVKMMAKVPRQVKDN from the coding sequence ATGATGATGTTGAATGATATTCACCTGGAGGCCGTATCCATGGATATTGGTCCACGTATTGCTCGATTCAGGGAGCGTGCCGGCATGTCACAGAAGAAGCTGGCGGAACTTGCCGCTTTGGATCGGTCACACATCTCTAAAATCGAGTCTGGTGACACATCTCCTTCGCTTGAAGCATTGATGCGCATTTGTGAGTCAATGGGGGTCACGCTTGCCGAGTTTTTCGGATCGGATGTTCAGCCAGTACCCGTCGTTGCCGGCGTAGTGAAGGCCAGAATACCCATAAGAACGGAGGACTACTACGAAGGCTTCCTGGAACTGGACAAGAAATGTCGGGCGGACTTTGCTGTCCAGGTTAGTGGAGATAGCATGGTGTGGGCTGGAATCAATGAGGGAGATTTTGCATTATGCCGCAGGTCAGAAGTGGCCCACAACGGACAAATGGTGGTCGCCGCTATCGAGAACAACGACTGGGGTGGTACAATCAAATACTATGTGAACAACGGCAAGCATTACCTGTTGCGGTCTGCGAATCCGGAGTACAAGGACCGGATAATGCCTTCCAATGCCCGGATCGTCGGAACCGTAGTAGCAATACTGAAGCAACCCCCACCTTCTCTTGCCGAGACTGAGACATGGATTACTATTGCCACCGGTCTCTCTGAAGACTGGGGTTCACTCGCGACAACCGCGCATTCTCTCGGGTGGAGTCCACAGGAGATTGAGACCTTGGTCAAGATGATGGCAAAGGTGCCAAGGCAGGTGAAGGATAACTGA
- a CDS encoding helix-turn-helix domain-containing protein → MDQYPWIRPPGEYHSTSSYLKSPNKKDVGFSHTTSWHGEYQPLYWDQEGVNVNHLGSRIRATRKRIGLTQSVLAEKVGVDRSHISK, encoded by the coding sequence GTGGACCAATATCCATGGATACGGCCTCCAGGTGAATATCATTCAACATCATCATACCTAAAATCCCCCAACAAAAAAGATGTGGGTTTTAGCCACACTACCTCTTGGCACGGTGAATACCAGCCACTATACTGGGACCAGGAGGGTGTGAATGTGAACCACCTAGGAAGTAGAATCAGGGCCACACGGAAGCGTATTGGCCTGACTCAAAGCGTGCTTGCCGAAAAAGTCGGGGTAGATCGTTCGCACATCAGCAAGTAG
- a CDS encoding nuclease-related domain-containing protein — translation MRQNSENKERFRQLIKEKVAREKDKMKDRIDEELPSWAAWALKPIAGVMFDVQRAGDNAKGEGGEDSAFLNLWLMLPRDWIVLNDVVLEPKPDEFIQLDHVLIGPPGIYLVETKAWDGAFLAHKDNWKRKQGNRWVRCESPTRQSLRHLLADVRTIYPDFFGKHALSQANTLPCGPDSTS, via the coding sequence ATGCGCCAGAATTCCGAAAACAAAGAACGCTTCCGCCAGTTGATCAAGGAAAAGGTTGCCCGGGAGAAGGACAAGATGAAGGACCGGATCGACGAGGAGCTGCCCTCCTGGGCCGCCTGGGCCTTAAAGCCCATAGCTGGCGTGATGTTCGACGTCCAGCGGGCCGGCGACAACGCGAAGGGCGAAGGCGGCGAGGACAGCGCCTTTCTGAACCTTTGGCTGATGCTGCCGAGGGACTGGATCGTCCTCAACGACGTGGTGCTGGAACCCAAGCCCGACGAGTTCATCCAACTGGACCACGTTCTTATCGGCCCGCCCGGCATCTATCTGGTGGAAACCAAAGCCTGGGACGGCGCCTTCCTGGCCCACAAGGACAACTGGAAGCGCAAGCAGGGAAACCGCTGGGTGCGGTGCGAGAGCCCCACCAGGCAGAGCCTGCGGCACCTACTTGCTGATGTGCGAACGATCTACCCCGACTTTTTCGGCAAGCACGCTTTGAGTCAGGCCAATACGCTTCCGTGTGGCCCTGATTCTACTTCCTAG